A single Vigna radiata var. radiata cultivar VC1973A chromosome 8, Vradiata_ver6, whole genome shotgun sequence DNA region contains:
- the LOC106771447 gene encoding uncharacterized protein LOC106771447, which translates to MAESAKMVDLQLTLKPFYQRAAEAEERLSRLEATLNNKEDARNEENTKVINDLQSKLKAANAEIVSEKEKIRTLTEENAKLQYRLIHLARSLKEANLKLEQATAHEQLQRMKL; encoded by the exons ATGGCGGAGAGCGCGAAAATGGTGGACCTTCAACTCACCTTAAAGCCATTCTATCAGAGAGCCGCAGAAGCAGAG GAGCGGTTATCAAGACTAGAAGCTACCTTGAATAATAAAGAAG ATGCTAGAAATGAGGAAAACACGAAAGTGATTAATGATCTTCAGTCAAAGCTGAAAGCTGCAAATGCAGAAATTGTTTCggaaaaagagaag ATTCGAACGCTTACAGAAGAAAATGCCAAACTTCAATACCGATTAATTCATCTCGCGAGATCACTCAAGGAAGCTAATTTAAAGTTAGAGCAA GCTACAGCACACGAGCAGCTACAGAGAATGAAATTGTAG